The genomic segment AACACACTTTACAATCTTTTGCTAAATGAACCTTATTACTACTAACATGGGGAAGTAACTTTATTACTTTTTCGGAAGGATGGCCAAGACGCCTATGCCAGAGTTCTAGAGCCGAAGTAGCTTCGATTGCGGTCACCATCTCATGTTTGCTAAAATAGTACAATCCATCTCTCCTAGTGGTCGTTCCAATCAGCGCCTTCGTTTGGTCCTGTATAACACACATATTAGAATTGAAGGTGACAatagtttgtaaattatcatTAAGTTGGGATACGGAAAGTAAATTGCAACTCAAATGAGGTGCATATAGAACATGATGAAGAGTAATCGTATCGGATAAACGAACCGATCCTTCCATAGAAGCAACTACGGTTTCGCCGTTTGGCAAACCAACAGAACAATGAATGTGACGAATGGAAAGTAACCATGACTTATCACCTGTGACGTGATGAGTAGCGCCTGAATCAATTATCCAAGAGGATACATCAAACTTACCATTTAGGCGATTTTCTGGTATTGTAGCATTACCAAAGAATCCCGTAATAGCTCTCCATTGCTTGGGCGTGAAAACTGACGCAGGTGATGCTGATTCAAGAGCATAACCAGCAGCAGCATTGGCAGAGGCATGTGATACGGACGCGGGAATACGACCACCAGCTTCAGTGACGCACATACCTCCTTTCCCTCGAGCAGCTGTGTGTTTCAGACCTTTGCTTTTATCATTCCAACCATCCGGATAcccaacaatgtcaaagcatcGCGTAGCCTCGAGGAGGAGTGTCCCGGAATCTGACAGTAAGAACACACTACTGTGCTGCTGCGTCCTCGACCAGTACCTGCTGTGGTACGAAGAGCAAACCCGACAGCAGGAGTGGTCTCCTCCCTCACGTGATCAAGGCCACGAACCAGTTCTTCTTGTGAAACTTGTTGATATGCCTTGTTTAGTGAGGGTAGAGGATCTTGAGCAAGAATGGTGGATCGTGTATTAGCATAATAATCAGAGTGCAACCCAAGTAAAAATTGGTGCAATCTATCATCCTCACGCCTTTTCTCATGTTGCTTGCCAACATTGCAAGTACATCGACCACACTTACAACAAATCAAAGGTTCAAATTGAGCAAGAGCATCCcataaaacttttaatttactaaaataaacaGCAACAGTCATAGTTTTAGTTTGTTCACAACGATTAATTTGAGACTTTAAGTGTTGAATACGAGAACCATTGACAACGCAAAACCGTTCATGCAAATCAGTCCATAAATGCTTAGCATTATCATAATTAGACAACATACTTTTTACCTCCGGATCAATGGTATTCATAAGCCATGAAACGAGTATACAATGAACAACGACCCAATCCTCCTTTGTTGCGGGTGGAGCATAATTAGTGATGGTGCCATCGAGGAATCCGAATTTGCGACGAGAGGAAAGAGCTATGTATATGGCGTGTGCCCATGAATCGAAGTTGTCAAGTTTGAGTCGAACCGGAGTAATAAAATCTCCTGGACGATCATGTGCGCCGAGGTAGAAAGGATAGGTGGAATCAAGTTTTTGTGGCTGCAGTGTATTGTCGCCAGCCATGaaggtagaaaaaaaaaactaacccTTGCTACCATGAAAGAATAAGAAGCATGTATGTTTCTAAAAATGTTTTTGCTCCCCCTCCTTAATTACAATGTATCTTTATATAAGGTTGAGATCTAATTAAGTAAACTTGGCCTAAAAACATACCACAAGATAATATTACCATATAGCTAATATTCCCAATCTCCTAGAATAATGCTATATGATATTGTTGTCATATAACTAATATTGATATCAATTACAATATTTCCAAATATTCCCAATAATTTTGCTTTCCCTTTGACAACTGTATTTTCGATTATAAGGATGCATCAGTCCTAATATGTGGTGTAATGAAATAATACAAACAGCTTTTCtctctttttcattttcttatctTGTATCCGATAGTGCTGCAATACCTATCCCCTTAATGCTCACAAGGGCACAACTTCCTACAGGCATACTAACAATCTCTTTTAACTTCTCTACATTGGGCTTATACAACCAATAATCCCCTGTATGCCAAATCAAATCATCTCACCTAAATATTTCAATCATTGGCTCACATTTCGAGACAAACTCAGCATAAACATCCTTATCTTCGTTAATTCCCCCATAATTCTCCACCAATAAATGAGCAGTAGATAGACTTACTTGTAACCTACGCACATCTCTAATCCCCTTCTTCAAATAACTACCACATTTTCCACATGGTAATTTTGCCACAACCATATGTAGCCGAACATACTTTCCAACATCTGGGAGGGGAATTTGTGGGCACTTCCTATGCAAGTCAGTCTCGTTAATCGTCTCAGGGAACAGTTTTTTCCAAGTGACATTCAGGGAAACAGACTCGAAATTTATAATTACAGACTCGGCAAATTCGCCTAAACTGGATTGATCTGAATattcaaaattgataaaacccaCTTTCAAGGACTTGTTATGGTTTAAGTGGGCCCCATGAATGATCTCGAGTATTTTTGAAGGTTTACCATTGTTGTAACTGTTAGATTTGAAGGTTTACCATTGTTGtaactgttagagtatataacatatcttggggcctcaaccatcagcttaagcttttggttgagttggttccttaacatggtatcagagtcaacgtgacaagaggtcacgggttcgaatctcaatcaccacttatttaagtggaatatttagcaccaGGTATGAGGAGGGTCTGTGCTGCATCTACACATCTAGCCTAAAGGGCTCTTGTGTAAAggggtgtgttagagtatataacatatcctggagcCTCAaacatcagcttaagcttttggttgagttgattttttgaCAAATAACAAATGAGTAGATGATGGAAGAAGATTGCATCGAGGAGGAGTatggagaaagagaagaggagGATTATTATGAGATTAGATGGAGATGGTAAGTTGTGCTTTGTGAAAAATGCCCATTTCTTAAATCATAAGGACTTTGTGGTGTGTTGATATggattttattgcattattttgtggaaaagaACGatcaaaaatatatgataaatttattgaaaagttgtttttgttaagtttaattttagttttggaGTATTACACAAATTGTTATATGAGACGAAGATGCGTATTTTAtgtttgaattaaatagccaaTCTAATATATATTAGGAGAATATGAACTTTTTGTTTGAAATCGTGTTATTGAGGGACGATTTATTTCAATAGTACCTCATAACTATATAATGAAATCATTTTGGTGTACATTTCAATAATAGAGAAAAATAGATTTTAAGCATATTTAATGTATAGAAAATAGATCAGCAAGATGTTATTTCTTTTAGGAAACATTTTGAATTTTGTTGCCTTTTCTAATGATATACTTCCAAGTTTGATCTTAAGTTTGTGTGAATATAACATTAATGATATGATTTGTTTCGATTCTTCCTAAATCTATTTTAAATGTAATCTTAATATTCAAGTTTGTAATAAGTTTACTCATGGATATGTGTCATGGTTATAAGCCCATACAGTTCCGCATATAGTTAGAGTCCAGAGGAAAAGTTACGGATAGATCATACTCATACCCTCTTGAGGATGAAGCCATAAGGAATGCACGCGATAATTAAACTCGCATGTAATGAAAGCCCTGCAAAATAAAAGATGATTAATTAGCACCAAGATAACATGGAAAAAAAGTTACTTGCAAAACACAAAACAAGTTGGACTAAAATTATATCATTtgaaaaacattaaataaataaataaataaataataaaaataaaataagaaagaaaaataaaaaataaaaactacatAACAAAAAGAGGTAAGTAAAATATGACTATTAAAAGTCTATAATTATTTAGAAAACTAAGTACCAATTAACATATGGCAAGTATATGATAACAAATCAATTAGGATTAGATCTCCTTATAAGAGTATAAGACTATTAGTAGACTATATTAGATAGATTCTTGCGTAAAATACAGATGTAATAAATGTTTACTTAtatgaatatattaatattaatttataaaattaattcattttcaaCATAAAGTTAATCTttaaatctttctatttattgtaataatatatttcaattgacAAAGcgaagaaataatttattatacaactatattaaaaatatatgtgaaaaaatacataaaaattaccatcaatcaataaaattttatcaagTGATATATCGTTAAGCTTTATTATATTGATGAAATCACCCAAGTAAATCAAGAAATGTCCATCAAtggtttttattaaattttaattactataaTTGTAACATGCAATAGAATACtttgtttattataaaaaaataattctttatgacaatttaatttttacaacttaatttaaattatttttataaaataaatattaataaaataaaaattgtatcAAGTTTTTTATTAATTCAAGTACTCAAAACTAAAATTGCGTtgagttttattttagtataagaaaatctctcttttaattataaaaggccttaattttaaaaatttataaaaattaaacataacCCTAAAATTGTTTGTTACGCGGCTGCCAAATGATGGATAGAATTGTAGTGCTAAGATACATGATTTAACACATGCATTTCTCCCATTGTGGAATTGACCGGCCtgtaaaatctataaaaatcaaaCAATTCATTTCTCAGGCTTTTTGTAAAATTCAAATCCCCCATATGACCTTCAGCGATAGCTACTTAAATGTTCTGGAACAAGCTTGCtctttaatactccctcctattcaccttagcagtcctatttgacttttcacggattttaaggagcgTTAAAAGTGGGATCCTAatggtaggaaagagagtggtattatgagttttttttagtGTAAGGAACAAAAATTAGTAtaggtaatggagggtataattgaaaataggataaagttactaagggcataaaaggcaaaaacccataccaaaaatagaaatgggacaattaaagtgacttgaccataaaaggaaatgagacacataagctaaataggagggagtatatttttttttaaggttgttaagtttaatttcttaaaataaaaatttatttcccaATTATTACGAGtgctttatatttattttagcaTATTATCCACTAATATCTCTAAGAAGATCTAATCCTGATTATAATATTTGGCCAGATGAATTCTTTATCAAAACGTtccaaattaatttataatcgAATTTGGGGTTATGAATCATGAAACATGCGGCTAGATAATATTGGTGTTGATAAAAGGGTTTTGTATCAAAAAATTAATTCGGCAATTTTGTAGAAATTATGAAGCAAAACAACAATCAATTTGTTTCCATTTTCAATCTCTTTACTAATCCATCAATAAGATTGTCTTTCAAACTCTTAATTTTTgcattactttatttttaattttgagctGGACTCGGCTTGTATTTGGCCCCTTACACACGTGGATTCGTAAATTTATcaacactacaacataatttgcttttagtagGATATATTTAACGATATTCAATTTAAATGTCGATATTGCAAATtgctaatagtatatatagaagATTTAGTGgcatttattagaccctttagccGCATACTAGAAAATCACACTAAAACATTTTGCAGTATAAGATCTAATGGCATTTCTCATAACTACCACTATAGACTATCGTAACAATTATATATGccactaaaggccaaataaagtgtcgctaaatcactttatggtggaacttaaaataaaaactaataattattacattaaaaatatgaattagtgacatttttttaatgccactaaatctaatatcacaaaaaattaaatttattatagtgCAATGAGATGTTCTCGAGCTCTCGGTTTTTTATTGTGAACACCTTTATCTTGTTTCTTTGTCGTCCCACAATATCTTTTCAGCTTCTTTGGCATTGCATCATAAACTTGCCACCAATATGCATGAGCATCATCACTTGCAAAACGATGATTCTCTAGTCTATCCCAATTACAATCATAACTTGTATTACATAACCATGGTTTTGTTCCTAGGAAATGAATTGTGTACCTATCCTTAGGAACAAGTATCTCTCTTTTTCCTTCACTAAAAATCTtcataaagtttattttcaacgtTAGTCTGTGCCACCAAGTTAAGACCTCATTTAAATATCCTTGATCTCCACCATTGTATGAATTAAGACTGAAACGCTTGGCCATAAGATCGTCAAAAAAGCACTTAGATGGCTCAAGGACCATAATTCCCGTGTTAAAAAGCCACTTATCATTTGGTGCAGCGGAAAGTTGAGGTAAGTTAAAGAAATGGTCAATATTACGAAGAACTATAAAATCAGAATCGATGTAAATGAGTTTCTCATACTCGACTAATTCCCAAATTCGTAACTTGCTATAGTTCCACTTGTTATAGGCATCCATCTTGCGGTTAGGGCTATCGATTCGTTCAATCCGTTTTACTATCCAACCGGCCAATTGGAGCCTTAAGATGGAGTGATGAGATATGGTATGATCCGCAAGAAGGACTAGTTCCTTGGTGGTATTAGTTTGGAGAATACTTTGCGCTAAAGCTATAGCTCCACATACATAGTCCTCAGATGAATGGATAATTGTTACGTAGGCTTCTCTTGGTGCGTACGTGCTTGTAGATCTTGGCACACTTTGAAGCTCGTGTAGAAATTGATTTCCATTGGCTAGCAACTCTCTACTTCCTGAGCAATATAATTAACTAAATGAGTTCTAATTGAAATTTGTCTTGGTGTGTGTAGAAATTACGTTATATGCGAGTAATAACAATGCCCTCTAAATAATAGaaacaacttaaaataaatatagataTTGTTTCTAGTATAATTAATAAGTGTCGTCACTCTTGGAGAGATGtatgtgaaaaaaataattagatttGGATTTGAGTCTAGGATCTTTAGACACAGATATTTTTTTGAACCCATTTAAGACTCATTCTCTCTCTCGATTCATTTAAGACCTACATTCTCTTTTTGGATCTATTTAAGACTCAGACTTGTTAGTCCAATTCTAGACCTAACCTATTATACAAcccaaaatcaattttaatttcgtTCAAATCTTAGACTCAATTTAGACTTAAATACAAGCCATAGACGACCTATTTTAGTACtaataaaacctttaaaatataaaaaagtttaagtatgaataattaaatcaaaattaatttaggaCCTGTTTAGAACCCTAGACCATCAAATTCAGCAAATTTAGATACGGGTCCAAAATTTTTATCATACCCTAAAAGtttgaatatgaatatgaattcATAATAATATAAGTTAATAATTTTGGGTTCGGATTTGATTGGATCTGACCCAAGACCATCCCAAAGTCGTTCCTAACTAACACAAAATCAATGTAAAGAATATCGTTTTACATAGGTAGATAAGctgaaaaaaaacaaataatttatcCGGTACCTTTCTCTTCTGAAGATCCAGCATAAGGATGATGGAGAGCACAACTTCCCACGGGCATGCCAATCATCTCCTTCAACTTCTTAACATTAGGCTTATACACCCAATAATCCCCTTTATGCCATAGCAAATCATCACACCTAAATAATTCCACCATGGGCTCATTACATTTTCCAACAAACACAGCATAAACCTTCTTCTCTTTGCTACTAATCCCATTCTCAACTACCAAATGAGCTGTTGCAAGACTTATTTGTAGCCTATGAACATCTCTAATTCCCTCCTTTAAGCAATTCCCATTCATGTTGATTTCCTCCTTTCCTTTTGTGCATGGCAATTTTGCCACCACGACATCGAGCCCAGAGTATGTCCCGTGCTTTGGCATGGGAATCTCTGGGCACGAGTCTTTGGTTTGGGTCTCATCCAACCATTCTGGAAAAAGTTTTTCCCAAGTGATGTTAGATGAGATTGGCTCAAGCTTTATGTTTACAATTTCTACGGTCCCACCAAAATTTAAGTATGAATGTGGTGGGTCCTCAAAATTGATTAAACCTACTTTTAGGGTTTGATGAGGTCTTAATTGATTCTCGAGAATGACCTTAAACAATTCCGGTGGTTTAATCTTGTTTGGATGAAACGAAGACTGAGGTTGAGATGGTTTTGCTTGGATAAGGAGGTGCTCAAcatgaaaaaaattagggtttgagaAGAATACATTGCCTAAAAGGAGTAGAAGGAAGAATATGAGGAAGAAAGAGGAGAGAAATATGGTTTTTCTCTTGTAGGAGGAAGTAAAAATGGAAGTAGTTGTTGATGATGATAGGCTTGGTTTGTAGAAAGCCATGTATATTAGATGAgatatgaattttattttagcATGTCTTGTTTAAAATTAGCTTAGCTAGCTGATAACTACTTGTAATTGTTAGGAGATTCAGGGATGAAGTTGGTTTATTTAAGTGTAGGTTCATTGTGCATGACTTGATATATAGGgtttattataagaaaaatgatattaattaattttcataataataatacaagggaggaaataataattaatacacattaataaaatataaaataataatactgtTGTGCAACAATTTGAAGGGAGACTAACAAAGAGTGAAAACCAATAAACATAAACTAGGTATTCATTGTTAAACCAATTGTTTACTCTTAAATATGAGTTCTTCTATTCACcataaaataacattattttatAAGAAGTTAATCTACAAAATAAACTTATTGACactaaatctataaaaataaacttattgcAAAACGATAAATTAAGATTTAGATCTTATAcaacaaaaatttgtgtaaaaagTTTTGAGGTAAATGAATATTATAattaagtaggcatttagaataTTATAGGTACTTGAGTACTTactcggtgggcattaagtatattataagtaggcattaaaaatattgtaagtagacgttaaggatatggtaagtaggctagtaggctaagtttctcgataggcattaagaatatcgtaagtaggcattttaaatactttttcgatgggcattaagtatattgtaagtaggcattaaggataatgtaaataggcattaagaatacagtaagtgAACATTAAGATTTAATGGGTTGGCCTGACAAACGTTTCTTAAAGAGACGGTTTCTTAGAAGATCAGCTGATGAGAATAAAGGGGACCACGGGCCAATAAGCCCAATGCAATGCATCTCAGTGGCACAAAAAACTAGCCCATTCATACCGTTGGCATATGTTATTGCATTTTTTAATACTAAATGGATGACTACAAAATGTATGATGAAAtcttttaaaaatacattttttctgaaatttattttagaaataagCTTGAAGGCAAAATAATTTGGAAACTTAATTTCTGTTAAGTTTAGGTAATATTTGTTTCAATATCACGAGTTCATACTTGAGTAATGTCATTGCCTGAGACAACAAAATATAGTGCAAGTGAAAACGATTTTAAACAATTGAACCCATTTACATAATTTCTTGCACAAAGATCATTCTAAcaacaaaaagtttttttattcataataacaatttaaacCATCGTCATCTCCCAACATCACCTCATCTTCATTTAAATACCAAAAGTGATGCATTTAATttctcatatataaaaaaataacttcTTCCGccttctctaattttaaatttattaattatttccaAAACAAAAGGCCAAAATCATAAAATAGAGTTGATCTATCATGACCAAAGATAAGTCCAACACAAGGAGGAATAATCATTTGTCATTATACCCATCATATTCCCTTTTCATCTTTAAGGAAAGCATCAAATTTCATtcatatttttcaatatttcccATTATTAATTTCCAAACCAAAAAgcataaagtaaaaaaaaaaaaaaaaaaaaaaaaagaaaagagagatAAGGATGGCATTTCAATATTTGAACCAAATCTATGCCTTACCTACTTTACCCAAACAATCATCCCTTAGAATCACTCCAAGAATCAAATAACAAATAAcccttattaaaattattaattttcctctCTTTTTATGGAAAATCTAAACCCCAAAACCAGAAATTTAGAACTTTACACAAGTCTAGGATTATATGATGCATCAGAAAAACCCCCGAAAATAGTGTCAATCATAGGCTCAATTCTTGAAAGAAACATTCAAAAGAATGAGAAATTGTTGAAGAAATGGAGAAGTAAAGATAGGGTGACAATATTTCATGGTTCGAGAGCTCCTACGATGGACATTCCACAATACTTGGAGCGTATATACAAGTATTCCAAATGCAGTTCTTCTTGTTTTGTTGTAGCTTATATATACTTGGATAGGTTTATTCAAGCTACTAATTGTTATCTTACTTCTCTCAATGCTCATCGTCTCCTcattgcttctgttcttgtggCTACCAAGTTTATTGAAGATGTGTAAGTACAATCTCTgctcttattttgttttgtaagCTAACTCAACCAAATGTTTAAGCCGATGGTTGAGGTCTCAGaatatgttatgtactctaACACGACTCTTCAcagagagccctttgggctaaaaGTGTGAATTCAGCACAGTCCCTCCATATACGTGGtgttaaatattccactttaaataagggttggttgagattcgaatccGTGGCCTCTTGTCAAGTTTGCTCTGATACAGGAATcaacttaaccaaaaacttaagttgatggttgaagccctaatgttatatattctaacagtATTGCATTGATTTACAATAGAGTATATATAAAGATCCCAATAAGCTAGTTTAGCTAAGTCAAATCATTGACATTATCAGAAGTCAACATAATATTAGATAGAAAATCTTATTCATCCCCGTtgaagctatatatatatatatatatatgaatgatTTTGTATTGCATCCATACGTCTAACGTACTGGCTTTCATAAAGGATATGatagcttaagtttttgattgagttgatttATTCGCAATTTATTAGGTCTTATATGCAACTTTTTGTTTCCTAGTCTCAtaaaatagaatatatatatatatatatatttgatagcACTGTGTatctaaaaattttaagttgaaggtataattttaaaatatttaattattaaaattttaaataacatgCAAAATACATAAAACATAAATGTTGGAATCGAGA from the Amaranthus tricolor cultivar Red isolate AtriRed21 chromosome 12, ASM2621246v1, whole genome shotgun sequence genome contains:
- the LOC130796797 gene encoding putative UDP-glucuronate:xylan alpha-glucuronosyltransferase 5, with translation MAFYKPSLSSSTTTSIFTSSYKRKTIFLSSFFLIFFLLLLLGNVFFSNPNFFHVEHLLIQAKPSQPQSSFHPNKIKPPELFKVILENQLRPHQTLKVGLINFEDPPHSYLNFGGTVEIVNIKLEPISSNITWEKLFPEWLDETQTKDSCPEIPMPKHGTYSGLDVVVAKLPCTKGKEEINMNGNCLKEGIRDVHRLQISLATAHLVVENGISSKEKKVYAVFVGKCNEPMVELFRCDDLLWHKGDYWVYKPNVKKLKEMIGMPVGSCALHHPYAGSSEEKGSRELLANGNQFLHELQSVPRSTSTYAPREAYVTIIHSSEDYVCGAIALAQSILQTNTTKELVLLADHTISHHSILRLQLAGWIVKRIERIDSPNRKMDAYNKWNYSKLRIWELVEYEKLIYIDSDFIVLRNIDHFFNLPQLSAAPNDKWLFNTGIMVLEPSKCFFDDLMAKRFSLNSYNGGDQGYLNEVLTWWHRLTLKINFMKIFSEGKREILVPKDRYTIHFLGTKPWLCNTSYDCNWDRLENHRFASDDAHAYWWQVYDAMPKKLKRYCGTTKKQDKGVHNKKPRAREHLIAL
- the LOC130828078 gene encoding cyclin-P3-1, producing the protein MENLNPKTRNLELYTSLGLYDASEKPPKIVSIIGSILERNIQKNEKLLKKWRSKDRVTIFHGSRAPTMDIPQYLERIYKYSKCSSSCFVVAYIYLDRFIQATNCYLTSLNAHRLLIASVLVATKFIEDVGYNNAHFAKIGGVNIAEMNKLELKLLCSLSYRLHVTVETFDQYCLELNRTNIAGSGSGSERRNCQIERATQVCSLRGSWLKKNESKCNPKFVGYTCGAL